A portion of the Lampris incognitus isolate fLamInc1 chromosome 9, fLamInc1.hap2, whole genome shotgun sequence genome contains these proteins:
- the kif13a gene encoding kinesin-like protein KIF13A isoform X1, with protein sequence MERFLLQDNLGGNSKTAMIATVSPAADNYEETLSTLRYADRAKRIVNHAVVNEDPNARIIRELREEVEKLKVQLSQAESLKAPELKEKLQESEKLIQEMTVTWEEKLRKTEEIATERQKQLESMGISLETSGIKVGEDKCFLVNLNADPALNELLVYYLKEYTRVGADTSQDIQLFGIGIQSEHCVLELRPDGDVTLTPIHNARTCVNGTMIDSLVHLWHGDRILWGNNHFFRINLPKRKRRDRLKELERASPRESFVEADVETASEASSEQDYSYEFAQMEVIMKTLGNNDPMQNVVQVLEKQYLEEKRTALEEQRLMYERELESLRQQLSPEKTTQHHRSNSDRLTFPMHATHSKLRLWTEERDELFRQSLSRLREQVVRANTLVREANFLAEEMKKLTNYQVTLQIPGANLSANRKRGAIVSEPAIQVRRKGKGTQVWTIEKLENKLVDMRDHYRDWKEGTEQMWNKLNNKYSDPFYEAQENHNLIGVANIFLECLFHDVKLQYAVPIISQQGEVTGRLHVELMRVSGAVPERLAGGDDSSENSSENSCYEVMDTNGEMVLMTKRLTCRVRIREATGLPLNLSNFVFCQYTFWECAEPTVAPPMVSPDTPSTRSPDAQFTVSFDHCKEYTVHVTEEFLEFISDGALSIEVWGHRCARNGRSLWELDAQQAKTRTLQDRWSEVCRRIELWVSIQELNEQGEYSAVELHPGKDISTGGVFQLRQGHSRRLQVGVKPVQHSGTLPLLVEAALSVSIGCVSARSTKLQRPLDSYQEEDLNCVRERWSEALIKRREYLDEQIKKIINKPEKSEEDVEREARLVEQWVGLTEERNAVLVPAPGSGIPGAPAHWTPPAGMEAHIPVLFLDLNADNLTVNEQLTGPHAAGVNSILPKEHGSQFFYLPIIRHSDDEVSVVCSWDSSIHDSVHLNRVTSPNERIYLIIKVTVQLSHPASMELVVRKRIAVNIYNKQSFTQSLKRRMSLKNTLYSCGVTYDIVSNIPKASEEPEARETLALMAARGEAEETPDGETYIEKYTRGVLEVENILSLERLRQAVTVKEALAAKGRHLRRSISTPNVQHCSCSKTDPTEDDDCKDHYESHVDGSSFSFQDGSPCSTPIKNKEDHSAVPESPTFFNSSPFKVLSPQPPKFLKSLLPVKEEGKAKRALEARPLLGQEQDSEEEETDVDMALSLDRGPQDYNSLQPYIPEDFANFEVYNATLESREGVLSARPELKGGRCAGVGGGGGEREVSRSPTTSSCTSGYFSHSASNATLSDMPFSASESSDHLSIAPRDLDRCCTQTKIVPQMGDNEQSALSACGEGLESKLIAPPSSPVSIPNCTDQQRSSSPPHSCVLSASQEFTDFKGADDGIGEGDLAHFAEGWPRDGLELPAGTQQKGEDIETRNTGSQQACDVVSVVINTPSPGNTPAPICNCHNGKGPVAIPPSCPTAVPVCTTTIAPTAAPAPTQIPAPVQALTMPAAPASTPDSPPDTCTASPPAPASAPSPAQRGGGGEPPIQEPAQGDLPHGSPCPSPNPSSAEPSGDSSGDESSPVAQLPDWMAPGEQVWVGKRRGTVHYVGGVEFAKGIWVGVQLDLAVGKHNGTVQGRVYFRCPPGHGVFVKPSRLTRGLPCTDKDPKKTLIR encoded by the exons ATGGAACGCTTCCTTCTGCAGGACAACCTGGGCGGCAACAGCAAGACGGCCATGATCGCCACGGTGAGTCCGGCGGCCGATAACTACGAGGAGACGCTGTCCACACTGCGTTACGCCGACCGGGCGAAGAGGATCGTCAATCACGCGGTGGTGAACGAAGACCCCAATGCTCGCATCATCAGGGAGCTGAGGGAGGAGGTGGAGAAGCTCAAAGTGCAGCTTTCTCAGGCTGAG TCTCTGAAGGCCCCCGAGCTGAAGGAGAAGTTGCAGGAGTCTGAAAAACTCATCCAGGAGATGACGGTCACCTGGGAGGAGAAGCTAAGGAAGACGGAGGAGATCGCAACG GAGCGCCAGAAGCAGCTGGAAAGCATGGGCATCTCGCTGGAGACTTCCGGGATAAAAGTGGGCGAAGACAAGTGCTTCCTGGTCAATCTGAATGCCGACCCCGCCCTCAATGAGCTCCTGGTCTATTATCTCAAG GAGTACACCCGTGTGGGCGCCGACACATCCCAGGACATCCAGCTCTTCGGGATAGGCATCCAATCAGAGCACTGTGTGCTGGAGCTCCGCCCAGATGGTGACGTCACCCTCACGCCCATACATAATGCCAG AACCTGTGTAAATGGAACGATGATTGACTCCTTGGTCCACCTGTGGCACGGAGACCGCATTTTATGGGGCAACAACCACTTTTTTAG GATCAACCTACCTAAGCGCAAGCGGCGGGACCGCTTGAAGGAGCTGGAGAGGGCCTCGCCCAGAGAGAGCTTTGTCGAGGCAGACGTGGAGACCGCCAGCGAGGCCTCCTCTGAACAGGACTACAGCTATGAGTTTGCCCAGATGGAGGTCATCATGAAGACCCTGGGGAATAACG ACCCCATGCAGAATGTGGTTCAGGTGCTGGAGAAGCAGTACCTGGAGGAGAAGAGGACAGCGCTGGAGGAGCAGAGGCTCATGTACGAGCGGGAGCTGGAGTCGCTTCGGCAGCAGCTGTCGCCGGAGAAAACAACCCAGCACCACCGCAGCAACAGCGACCGCCTCACCTTCCCGATGCACGCGACCCACAGCAAGCTACGTCTGTGGACGGAGGAGAG GGATGAGCTGTTCCGTCAGAGTCTCTCTCGGCTCAGGGAACAAGTGGTGAGAGCCAACACTTTGGTGCGAGAAGCCAACTTTTTGGCGGAGGAGATGAAGAAACTCACCAACTATCAGGTCACGCTGCAGATCCCCGGTGCCAACCTCAGCGCTAACCGCAAG CGTGGCGCCATTGTTAGTGAGCCCGCCATTCAGGTGCGGAGGAAAGGGAAGGGGACCCAGGTGTGGACCATCGAGAAGCTAGAAAACAAACTGGTGGACATGAGAGACCACTACAGAGACTGGAAGGAGGGCACAGAGCAGATG TGGAACAAACTGAACAACAAATACAGCGACCCGTTCTACGAGGCGCAGGAGAACCACAACCTGATAGGAGTGGCCAACATATTTCTGGAGTGCCTCTTCCATGACGTCAAGCTGCAGTATGCTGTTCCCATCATCAGCCAGCAGGGGGAG GTGACGGGCAGGCTGCACGTTGAGCTGATGAGAGTGAGCGGGGCGGTGCCGGAGCGCCTGGCGGGCGGAGACGACTCATCAGAGAACTCCAGTGAGAACAGCTGCTACGAGGTGATGGACACCAACGGGGAGATGGTCCTCATGACTAAGAGGCTCACCTGCAGG GTGCGGATTAGGGAGGCCACAGGACTGCCACTCAACCTGTCCAACTTCGTCTTCTGCCAGTACACCTTCTGGGAGTGTGCAGAGCCCACGGTGGCTCCTCCCATGGTCAGCCCGGACACGCCCTCAACACGCTCTCCCGACGCCCAGTTCACCGTCAGCTTTGATCACTGCAAG GAGTATACGGTACATGTAACGGAGGAGTTTCTGGAGTTTATCTCAGACGGGGCGCTGTCCATAGAGGTGTGGGGTCATCGCTGTGCCCGGAACGGGCGCTCACTGTGGGAGCTAGATGCCCAGCAGGCAAAGACACGGACGCTCCAAGACAG GTGGAGTGAGGTGTGCCGCAGGATCGAACTGTGGGTCTCCATCCAGGAGCTCAACGAGCAGGGAGAATATTCTGCCGTGGAGCTGCACCCCGGGAAGGACATCAGCACAGGGGGAGTCTTCCAGCTCCGACAG GGTCACTCTCGGAGGCTGCAGGTGGGCGTGAAGCCGGTCCAACACTCGGGCACCCTGCCTCTGCTGGTGGAGGCCGCGCTGTCTGTGTCCATCGGCTGTGTGTCCGCCCGCTCCACCAAGCTACAGAGACCCCTAGATAGCTACCAG GAGGAAGACCTCAACTGTGTCCGGGAGCGCTGGTCCGAGGCGCTCATCAAACGAAGGGAATACCTCGACGAACAGATCAAGAAGATCATCAACAAACCAG AGAAGTCCGAGGAGGACGTGGAACGTGAGGCTCGGCTGGTGGAGCAGTGGGTCGGCCTGACTGAAGAGAGAAACGCTGTGCTGGTCCCTGCGCCTGGTAGCGGCATACCCGGCGCCCCCGCACActg GACCCCACCTGCGGGAATGGAGGCTCACATCCCTGTACTCTTTTTGGATTTGAATG CGGATAATCTGACAGTAAACGAGCAGCTGACAGGGCCCCACGCTGCGGGAGTCAACTCTATCTTACCCAAGGAGCATGGGAGCCAGTTCTTCTATTTGCCCATCATCAGACACAGCGATGACGAG GTGTCGGTGGTTTGCTCCTGGGACTCGTCCATCCATGACTCTGTGCACCTGAATCGAGTGACGTCGCCCAATGAGCGCATCTACTTGATCATTAAGGTCACCGTTCAGCTCAGCCACCCCGCCTCCATGGAGCTGGTGGTCCGCAAGAGGATCGCTGTCAACATCTACAACAAACAG AGCTTCACTCAGAGTCTGAAGAGAAGAATGTCCTTAAAGAACACACTTTACTCCTGTGGAGTGACTTATGACATCGTGTCCAACATACCAAAG GCCTCAGAAGAGCCCGAGGCGAGGGAGACCTTAGCCCTCATGGCCGCCCGCGGGGAGGCCGAGGAGACTCCAGATGGAGAGACTTACATTGAGAAATACACGAGAGGTGTTTTGGAGGTGGAGAACATCCTCAGTCTGGAGCGGTTACGACAG GCGGTGACGGTAAAGGAGGCGCTCGCTGCCAAGGGGAGACACCTGAGGAGGAGTATCAGCACACCCAATGTACAGCAC TGCTCGTGTAGTAAAACGGACCCGACTGAAGACGACGACTGTAAG gATCATTATGAGTCTCATGTGGATGGCTCCAGTTTTAGTTTCCAGGATGGCTCCCCTTGTAGCACGCCCATCAAGAACAAGGAGGACCACA GTGCGGTGCCGGAGAGCCCTACCTTTTTCAACTCGAGCCCGTTCAAGGTCCTCTCCCCCCAGCCACCCAAGTTCCTCAAGTCCCTGCTGCCTGTCAAAGAGGAGGGCAAGGCCAAGAGGGCCCTGGAGGCCCGGCCTCTGCTGGGACAAGAG CAGGACTCTGAAGAGGAGGAGACGGACGTAGACATGGCTTTGAGCCTGGACCGGGGCCCTCAGGACTACAACAGCCTCCAGCCCTACATCCCAGAGGACTTTGCTAACTTTGAGGTCTACAACGCCACCCTGGAGAGCCGGGAGGGGGTGCTCTCCGCTCGCCCGGAGCTGAAGGGAGGTCGGTGTGCGGGGGTAGGTggcggagggggggagagggaggtgtCTCGCAGCCCCACGACCAGCAGTTGTACCAGCGGCTACTTCTCTCACAGTGCCTCCAACGCCACGCTGTCTGACATGCCTTTCAGTGCCAGTGAGAGTTCTGACCACCTCAGCATTGCCCCCAGAGACCTGGACAGGTGCTGCACCCAAACTAAAATTGTTCCCCAGATGGGTGACAATGAGCAGTCGGCCCTCTCAGCATGCGGTGAAGGTCTGGAGAGCAAGCTCATCGCCCCACCTTCCTCTCCAGTCAGTATCCCCAATTGCACAGACCAGCAGCGAAGCTCTTCTCCTCCACACAGCTGTGTCCTCAGCGCCAGCCAGGAATTCACTGACTTTAAAGGGGCTGATGACGGCATCGGGGAGGGCGATTTAGCACACTTTGCCGAGGGATGGCCACGGGACGGTTTAGAGTTGCCTGCTGGAACACAGCAAAAAGGGGAAGATATAGAAACACGCAACACTGGCAGTCAACAGGCTTGTGACGTTGTCTCTGTTGTTATCAACACACCCAGCCCTGGAAATACCCCAGCCCCCATATGTAACTGTCACAACGGCAAAGGCCCTGTCGCTATACCTCCTTCCTGCCCAACCGCAGTTCCAGTTTGCACCACAACTATAGCCCCCACCGCTGCACCTGCCCCTACCCAAATCCCAGCTCCAGTTCAGGCCTTAACGATGCCCGCTGCTCCAGCCTCGACGCCTGACTCACCCCCAGACACATGCACAGCCTCTCCTCCAGCTCCAGCCTCTGCTCCTTCACCGGCTcagcgggggggaggaggagaaccCCCTATCCAGGAGCCGGCTCAGGGAGATTTGCCCCACGGGAGTCCTTGCCCCAGCCCGAACCCCAGCAGCGCTGAGCCCTCGGGGGATTCCAGCGGGGACGAGAGCTCACCAGTTGCCCAGCTGCCTGACTGGATGGCCCCCGGAGAACAGGTGTGGgtggggaagaggagaggaacgGTTCACTATGTTGGAGGAGTGGAGTTCGCCAAGGGCATCTGGGTCGgtgtgcagctggacctggcTGTGG
- the kif13a gene encoding kinesin-like protein KIF13A isoform X2, with protein MIATVSPAADNYEETLSTLRYADRAKRIVNHAVVNEDPNARIIRELREEVEKLKVQLSQAESLKAPELKEKLQESEKLIQEMTVTWEEKLRKTEEIATERQKQLESMGISLETSGIKVGEDKCFLVNLNADPALNELLVYYLKEYTRVGADTSQDIQLFGIGIQSEHCVLELRPDGDVTLTPIHNARTCVNGTMIDSLVHLWHGDRILWGNNHFFRINLPKRKRRDRLKELERASPRESFVEADVETASEASSEQDYSYEFAQMEVIMKTLGNNDPMQNVVQVLEKQYLEEKRTALEEQRLMYERELESLRQQLSPEKTTQHHRSNSDRLTFPMHATHSKLRLWTEERDELFRQSLSRLREQVVRANTLVREANFLAEEMKKLTNYQVTLQIPGANLSANRKRGAIVSEPAIQVRRKGKGTQVWTIEKLENKLVDMRDHYRDWKEGTEQMWNKLNNKYSDPFYEAQENHNLIGVANIFLECLFHDVKLQYAVPIISQQGEVTGRLHVELMRVSGAVPERLAGGDDSSENSSENSCYEVMDTNGEMVLMTKRLTCRVRIREATGLPLNLSNFVFCQYTFWECAEPTVAPPMVSPDTPSTRSPDAQFTVSFDHCKEYTVHVTEEFLEFISDGALSIEVWGHRCARNGRSLWELDAQQAKTRTLQDRWSEVCRRIELWVSIQELNEQGEYSAVELHPGKDISTGGVFQLRQGHSRRLQVGVKPVQHSGTLPLLVEAALSVSIGCVSARSTKLQRPLDSYQREVEDDMDSYQEEDLNCVRERWSEALIKRREYLDEQIKKIINKPEKSEEDVEREARLVEQWVGLTEERNAVLVPAPGSGIPGAPAHWTPPAGMEAHIPVLFLDLNADNLTVNEQLTGPHAAGVNSILPKEHGSQFFYLPIIRHSDDEVSVVCSWDSSIHDSVHLNRVTSPNERIYLIIKVTVQLSHPASMELVVRKRIAVNIYNKQSFTQSLKRRMSLKNTLYSCGVTYDIVSNIPKASEEPEARETLALMAARGEAEETPDGETYIEKYTRGVLEVENILSLERLRQAVTVKEALAAKGRHLRRSISTPNVQHCSCSKTDPTEDDDCKDHYESHVDGSSFSFQDGSPCSTPIKNKEDHSAVPESPTFFNSSPFKVLSPQPPKFLKSLLPVKEEGKAKRALEARPLLGQEQDSEEEETDVDMALSLDRGPQDYNSLQPYIPEDFANFEVYNATLESREGVLSARPELKGGRCAGVGGGGGEREVSRSPTTSSCTSGYFSHSASNATLSDMPFSASESSDHLSIAPRDLDRCCTQTKIVPQMGDNEQSALSACGEGLESKLIAPPSSPVSIPNCTDQQRSSSPPHSCVLSASQEFTDFKGADDGIGEGDLAHFAEGWPRDGLELPAGTQQKGEDIETRNTGSQQACDVVSVVINTPSPGNTPAPICNCHNGKGPVAIPPSCPTAVPVCTTTIAPTAAPAPTQIPAPVQALTMPAAPASTPDSPPDTCTASPPAPASAPSPAQRGGGGEPPIQEPAQGDLPHGSPCPSPNPSSAEPSGDSSGDESSPVAQLPDWMAPGEQVWVGKRRGTVHYVGGVEFAKGIWVGVQLDLAVGKHNGTVQGRVYFRCPPGHGVFVKPSRLTRGLPCTDKDPKKTLIR; from the exons ATGATCGCCACGGTGAGTCCGGCGGCCGATAACTACGAGGAGACGCTGTCCACACTGCGTTACGCCGACCGGGCGAAGAGGATCGTCAATCACGCGGTGGTGAACGAAGACCCCAATGCTCGCATCATCAGGGAGCTGAGGGAGGAGGTGGAGAAGCTCAAAGTGCAGCTTTCTCAGGCTGAG TCTCTGAAGGCCCCCGAGCTGAAGGAGAAGTTGCAGGAGTCTGAAAAACTCATCCAGGAGATGACGGTCACCTGGGAGGAGAAGCTAAGGAAGACGGAGGAGATCGCAACG GAGCGCCAGAAGCAGCTGGAAAGCATGGGCATCTCGCTGGAGACTTCCGGGATAAAAGTGGGCGAAGACAAGTGCTTCCTGGTCAATCTGAATGCCGACCCCGCCCTCAATGAGCTCCTGGTCTATTATCTCAAG GAGTACACCCGTGTGGGCGCCGACACATCCCAGGACATCCAGCTCTTCGGGATAGGCATCCAATCAGAGCACTGTGTGCTGGAGCTCCGCCCAGATGGTGACGTCACCCTCACGCCCATACATAATGCCAG AACCTGTGTAAATGGAACGATGATTGACTCCTTGGTCCACCTGTGGCACGGAGACCGCATTTTATGGGGCAACAACCACTTTTTTAG GATCAACCTACCTAAGCGCAAGCGGCGGGACCGCTTGAAGGAGCTGGAGAGGGCCTCGCCCAGAGAGAGCTTTGTCGAGGCAGACGTGGAGACCGCCAGCGAGGCCTCCTCTGAACAGGACTACAGCTATGAGTTTGCCCAGATGGAGGTCATCATGAAGACCCTGGGGAATAACG ACCCCATGCAGAATGTGGTTCAGGTGCTGGAGAAGCAGTACCTGGAGGAGAAGAGGACAGCGCTGGAGGAGCAGAGGCTCATGTACGAGCGGGAGCTGGAGTCGCTTCGGCAGCAGCTGTCGCCGGAGAAAACAACCCAGCACCACCGCAGCAACAGCGACCGCCTCACCTTCCCGATGCACGCGACCCACAGCAAGCTACGTCTGTGGACGGAGGAGAG GGATGAGCTGTTCCGTCAGAGTCTCTCTCGGCTCAGGGAACAAGTGGTGAGAGCCAACACTTTGGTGCGAGAAGCCAACTTTTTGGCGGAGGAGATGAAGAAACTCACCAACTATCAGGTCACGCTGCAGATCCCCGGTGCCAACCTCAGCGCTAACCGCAAG CGTGGCGCCATTGTTAGTGAGCCCGCCATTCAGGTGCGGAGGAAAGGGAAGGGGACCCAGGTGTGGACCATCGAGAAGCTAGAAAACAAACTGGTGGACATGAGAGACCACTACAGAGACTGGAAGGAGGGCACAGAGCAGATG TGGAACAAACTGAACAACAAATACAGCGACCCGTTCTACGAGGCGCAGGAGAACCACAACCTGATAGGAGTGGCCAACATATTTCTGGAGTGCCTCTTCCATGACGTCAAGCTGCAGTATGCTGTTCCCATCATCAGCCAGCAGGGGGAG GTGACGGGCAGGCTGCACGTTGAGCTGATGAGAGTGAGCGGGGCGGTGCCGGAGCGCCTGGCGGGCGGAGACGACTCATCAGAGAACTCCAGTGAGAACAGCTGCTACGAGGTGATGGACACCAACGGGGAGATGGTCCTCATGACTAAGAGGCTCACCTGCAGG GTGCGGATTAGGGAGGCCACAGGACTGCCACTCAACCTGTCCAACTTCGTCTTCTGCCAGTACACCTTCTGGGAGTGTGCAGAGCCCACGGTGGCTCCTCCCATGGTCAGCCCGGACACGCCCTCAACACGCTCTCCCGACGCCCAGTTCACCGTCAGCTTTGATCACTGCAAG GAGTATACGGTACATGTAACGGAGGAGTTTCTGGAGTTTATCTCAGACGGGGCGCTGTCCATAGAGGTGTGGGGTCATCGCTGTGCCCGGAACGGGCGCTCACTGTGGGAGCTAGATGCCCAGCAGGCAAAGACACGGACGCTCCAAGACAG GTGGAGTGAGGTGTGCCGCAGGATCGAACTGTGGGTCTCCATCCAGGAGCTCAACGAGCAGGGAGAATATTCTGCCGTGGAGCTGCACCCCGGGAAGGACATCAGCACAGGGGGAGTCTTCCAGCTCCGACAG GGTCACTCTCGGAGGCTGCAGGTGGGCGTGAAGCCGGTCCAACACTCGGGCACCCTGCCTCTGCTGGTGGAGGCCGCGCTGTCTGTGTCCATCGGCTGTGTGTCCGCCCGCTCCACCAAGCTACAGAGACCCCTAGATAGCTACCAG agagaggtggaggacgATATGGATAGTTATCAG GAGGAAGACCTCAACTGTGTCCGGGAGCGCTGGTCCGAGGCGCTCATCAAACGAAGGGAATACCTCGACGAACAGATCAAGAAGATCATCAACAAACCAG AGAAGTCCGAGGAGGACGTGGAACGTGAGGCTCGGCTGGTGGAGCAGTGGGTCGGCCTGACTGAAGAGAGAAACGCTGTGCTGGTCCCTGCGCCTGGTAGCGGCATACCCGGCGCCCCCGCACActg GACCCCACCTGCGGGAATGGAGGCTCACATCCCTGTACTCTTTTTGGATTTGAATG CGGATAATCTGACAGTAAACGAGCAGCTGACAGGGCCCCACGCTGCGGGAGTCAACTCTATCTTACCCAAGGAGCATGGGAGCCAGTTCTTCTATTTGCCCATCATCAGACACAGCGATGACGAG GTGTCGGTGGTTTGCTCCTGGGACTCGTCCATCCATGACTCTGTGCACCTGAATCGAGTGACGTCGCCCAATGAGCGCATCTACTTGATCATTAAGGTCACCGTTCAGCTCAGCCACCCCGCCTCCATGGAGCTGGTGGTCCGCAAGAGGATCGCTGTCAACATCTACAACAAACAG AGCTTCACTCAGAGTCTGAAGAGAAGAATGTCCTTAAAGAACACACTTTACTCCTGTGGAGTGACTTATGACATCGTGTCCAACATACCAAAG GCCTCAGAAGAGCCCGAGGCGAGGGAGACCTTAGCCCTCATGGCCGCCCGCGGGGAGGCCGAGGAGACTCCAGATGGAGAGACTTACATTGAGAAATACACGAGAGGTGTTTTGGAGGTGGAGAACATCCTCAGTCTGGAGCGGTTACGACAG GCGGTGACGGTAAAGGAGGCGCTCGCTGCCAAGGGGAGACACCTGAGGAGGAGTATCAGCACACCCAATGTACAGCAC TGCTCGTGTAGTAAAACGGACCCGACTGAAGACGACGACTGTAAG gATCATTATGAGTCTCATGTGGATGGCTCCAGTTTTAGTTTCCAGGATGGCTCCCCTTGTAGCACGCCCATCAAGAACAAGGAGGACCACA GTGCGGTGCCGGAGAGCCCTACCTTTTTCAACTCGAGCCCGTTCAAGGTCCTCTCCCCCCAGCCACCCAAGTTCCTCAAGTCCCTGCTGCCTGTCAAAGAGGAGGGCAAGGCCAAGAGGGCCCTGGAGGCCCGGCCTCTGCTGGGACAAGAG CAGGACTCTGAAGAGGAGGAGACGGACGTAGACATGGCTTTGAGCCTGGACCGGGGCCCTCAGGACTACAACAGCCTCCAGCCCTACATCCCAGAGGACTTTGCTAACTTTGAGGTCTACAACGCCACCCTGGAGAGCCGGGAGGGGGTGCTCTCCGCTCGCCCGGAGCTGAAGGGAGGTCGGTGTGCGGGGGTAGGTggcggagggggggagagggaggtgtCTCGCAGCCCCACGACCAGCAGTTGTACCAGCGGCTACTTCTCTCACAGTGCCTCCAACGCCACGCTGTCTGACATGCCTTTCAGTGCCAGTGAGAGTTCTGACCACCTCAGCATTGCCCCCAGAGACCTGGACAGGTGCTGCACCCAAACTAAAATTGTTCCCCAGATGGGTGACAATGAGCAGTCGGCCCTCTCAGCATGCGGTGAAGGTCTGGAGAGCAAGCTCATCGCCCCACCTTCCTCTCCAGTCAGTATCCCCAATTGCACAGACCAGCAGCGAAGCTCTTCTCCTCCACACAGCTGTGTCCTCAGCGCCAGCCAGGAATTCACTGACTTTAAAGGGGCTGATGACGGCATCGGGGAGGGCGATTTAGCACACTTTGCCGAGGGATGGCCACGGGACGGTTTAGAGTTGCCTGCTGGAACACAGCAAAAAGGGGAAGATATAGAAACACGCAACACTGGCAGTCAACAGGCTTGTGACGTTGTCTCTGTTGTTATCAACACACCCAGCCCTGGAAATACCCCAGCCCCCATATGTAACTGTCACAACGGCAAAGGCCCTGTCGCTATACCTCCTTCCTGCCCAACCGCAGTTCCAGTTTGCACCACAACTATAGCCCCCACCGCTGCACCTGCCCCTACCCAAATCCCAGCTCCAGTTCAGGCCTTAACGATGCCCGCTGCTCCAGCCTCGACGCCTGACTCACCCCCAGACACATGCACAGCCTCTCCTCCAGCTCCAGCCTCTGCTCCTTCACCGGCTcagcgggggggaggaggagaaccCCCTATCCAGGAGCCGGCTCAGGGAGATTTGCCCCACGGGAGTCCTTGCCCCAGCCCGAACCCCAGCAGCGCTGAGCCCTCGGGGGATTCCAGCGGGGACGAGAGCTCACCAGTTGCCCAGCTGCCTGACTGGATGGCCCCCGGAGAACAGGTGTGGgtggggaagaggagaggaacgGTTCACTATGTTGGAGGAGTGGAGTTCGCCAAGGGCATCTGGGTCGgtgtgcagctggacctggcTGTGG